The Salvia splendens isolate huo1 chromosome 21, SspV2, whole genome shotgun sequence genome includes a window with the following:
- the LOC121785333 gene encoding putative D-cysteine desulfhydrase 1, mitochondrial has protein sequence MGSLQETRLPQFEFLTKKSYTPPSWAAHLSPTPSHLFSLGHFPTPIHKWNLPNLPKNTQVYVKRDDLSGMQLSGNKVRKLEFLMAEAVEEGADCIITIGGVQSNHCRATAVAAKYLNLDCFLILRTTTDLVHRDPGLDGNLLVERLAGARIELVSEEDYYRLGRDELINILKRKLLSEGRKPYVIPMGGSTSLATWGYIEAVREIQQQLKQGNVVGATFDDIVVACGSGCTGAGLALGSRLSHLGAQVHAYSSWGTPDYFYDYAQGLLDGLQAGLKARDILNIKDAKGLGYAINTREELIFLKEIAEETGIILDPVYSGKAAFQMMRDMADDPAKWEGRKVLFVHTGGLLSLYDNTDAVAPLVGNWRKMDICG, from the exons ATGGGTTCTCTGCAAGAAACACGGCTGCCCCAGTTTGAGTTCTTGACCAAGAAGTCTTACACCCCACCTTCATGGGCAGCACATCTCTCTCCCACCCCTTCTCACCTCTTCTCACTCGGACAT TTTCCCActccaattcacaagtggaacCTTCCTAATCTGCCTAAGAACACCCAGGTTTATGTCAAG CGCGATGATCTATCGGGAATGCAGCTGAGTGGGAACAAGGTGAGGAAGCTGGAGTTCTTGAtggcggaggcggtggaggaggggGCCGACTGCATCATAACCATCGGCGGTGTGCAGAGCAATCACTGCCGTGCCACTGCTGTTGCAGCCAAGTATTTGAATCTTGACTGCTTTCTCATATTGCGCACTACCACG GATCTAGTGCATAGAGATCCAGGCTTGGATGGAAACCTTTTAGTCGAACGTCTTGCCGGAGCACGTATAGAGCTCGTCTCCGAAGAAGACTATTATAGACTTGGTCGTGAT GAACTCATCAACATATTAAAAAGGAAGTTGTTGAGTGAAGGAAGAAAGCCTTATGTCATTCCTATGGGTGGATCAACTTCTTTGGCAACTTG GGGTTATATTGAAGCAGTTAGAGAGATCCAACAACAGCTTAAGCAAGGGAATGTTGTTGGGGCAACATTTGATGATATTGTTGTAGCATGTGGAAG TGGATGCACGGGTGCTGGTCTAGCGCTTGGCTCCCGACTCAGCCATTTAGGAGCCCAA GTGCACGCATACTCGTCTTGGGGCACCCCTGATTACTTCTACGACTATGCTCAAGGCTTGCTCGATGGACTCCAAGCCGGCCTCAAAGCTAGAGACATACTCAACATAAAAGAC GCCAAAGGCCTCGGATATGCTATAAATACAAGAGAGGAGCTAATTTTTTTGAAAGAGATTGCTGAAGAAACTGGCATTATTCTTGATCCTGTCTACAG CGGAAAGGCTGCTTTCCAGATGATGAGAGACATGGCTGATGATCCTGCCAAATGGGAAGGGAGGAAAGTCCTCTTCGTACACACTGGTGGTCTGCTCAGCTTGTACGACAACACGGATGCAGTCGCCCCATTGGTTGGGAACTGGCGGAAAATGGATATTTGCGGGTAG
- the LOC121785501 gene encoding DNA polymerase epsilon subunit B-like isoform X2, translating into MSSKMRNKVQKKFNMRGYKLKMEALTEILGFIGRFPDAEEEALDLLLDELHNVSLKSSILDKEPVQRVVALLLEAEAAAEESPTTSGHGSAASASALRIIDAFDFPKFRYDAIKKLFHKYSGKLPIYGDAPAKVTLYRDRFMLLFQRLSRDPHFSRPVFDSDMSDYGSFQISPIQSLVGQRGKRWVMGLISQLEDGHFYLEDLTAAVEVDLSNARITTGFFVENTIVLAEGEMLMDGIFQVKTCGFPPLEDREKSLAMLAGLDFFGGGSLTKEEMVRLAELERGAVNDMFVILSDVWLDHEETMEKLEIILNGYANENVVPSLFVFMGNFSSHPCNLSFSSYSSIRSNFGRLGKMIADHQRLKEHSRFLFIPGPDDIGPSHALPRCSLPKYIIEEFQSHIPNAVFMSNPCRIRFYTQEIVFLREDMLYKMRRSCLMPPLTEETSDPFEHLVATIVHQSHLCPLPLSIQPIIWNFDHCLHLYPTPQTIVLGDRSEQKAFKYTGVTCFNPGSFSNDFTFVAYRPCSQEVELSAV; encoded by the exons ATGAGCTCTAAGATGAGAAATAAGGTGCAGAAGAAGTTCAACATGAGGGGTTACAAACTCAAAATGGAAGCCCTAACGGAAATCCTTGGATTCATCGGCCGATTTCCCGATGCGGAAGAGGAAGCGCTCGATCTGCTCCTCGACGAGCTGCATAACGTCTCAT TGAAATCGTCGATACTGGATAAGGAGCCGGTGCAGAGAGTGGTGGCGCTTTTGCTTGAAGCTGAAGCTGCGGCGGAGGAGAGTCCAACGACTAGCGGTCATGGCTCGGCTGCCTCTGCGTCTGCTTTGAGAATCATTGACGCATTTGATTTCCCCAAATTTCGTTATGATGCGATCAAAAAATTGTTTCACAA GTACTCGGGAAAGCTCCCAATTTATGGCGATGCGCCTGCAAAGGTCACACTATACAGAGATAGGTTTATGTTGTTGTTTCAAAGGCTCTCACGGGATCCTCATTTTTCTAGGCCTGTTTTTGATAGTGATATGTCAGATTACGGCAGCTTCCAG ATATCACCAATTCAATCTCTAGTTGGTCAGAGAGGAAAGAGATGGGTAATGGGACTTATATCGCAGCTGGAGGATGGCCATTTCTACTTGGAAGACTTAACTGCCGCTGTGGAAGTTGATTTATCCAATGCA AGAATCACAACAGGGTTTTTTGTTGAGAACACGATTGTCTTAGCAGAAGGCGAGATGCTCATGGATGGTATCTTTCAG GTGAAAACATGTGGATTTCCTCCATTAGAGGACAGAGAAAAGTCACTTGCAATGCTAGCAGGACTTGATTTTTTTGGCGGTGGTTCACTTACGAAAGAGGAGATG GTTAGACTTGCAGAGCTTGAAAGAGGGGCAGTTAATGACATGTTTGTGATACTCTCTGATGTTTGGCTAGACCATGAGGAG ACTATGGAGAAACTTGAGATCATCCTCAATGGTTATGCAAATGAGAATGTGGTCCCGTCCCTGTTTGTTTTCATGGGAAACTTCTCTTCTCATCCATGTAATCTTTCTTTTAGTTCTTACTCTAGCATCAG ATCAAACTTTGGGAGGCTAGGCAAAATGATTGCGGATCATCAACGTCTAAAAGAACATAGTAGATTTCTTTTCATTCCTGGTCCTGATGATATAG GACCTTCACATGCTCTACCCAGATGCTCGTTgccaaaatacataattgaggAGTTTCAAAGTCACATTCCAAATGCTGTATTTATGAGTAATCCTTGCAG AATCAGATTTTATACGCAAGAAATTGTATTTCTACGTGAAGATATGCTTTACAAAATGCGCAGATCATGTCTGATGCCTCCTTTAACTGAAGAAACAAGCGACCCATTTGAGCAT CTTGTGGCTACCATAGTGCATCAAAGCCATCTTTGCCCTCTGCCCTTGAGCATACAGCCCATAATTTGGAACTTTGATCACTGTCTTCATTTGTATCCAACTCCACAAACa ATTGTCCTGGGGGATAGAAGTGAACAGAAGGCATTCAAGTACACTGGAGTTACATGCTTTAACCCTGGTTCCTTCTCAAATGACTTCACTTTTGTGGCCTATCGACCTTGCTCGCAGGAAGTTGAACTATCGGCTGTGTAA
- the LOC121785211 gene encoding secreted RxLR effector protein 161-like: MKKVPYANAIGSVMYLMVSIRPDIAYVVSCLSRYMSNPGPAHWEALKWLLRYLKHTAKYGLCYSKCEEGVKLTGYVDSNYANDRDKRKSTTSYIFTVCRSCISWKSQLQHIVALSTTESEYIAITEAMEEAVWLKGVFSELNFVKTPPVVFSYSSSAI; encoded by the coding sequence ATGAAGAAAGTTCCCTATGCTAATGCTATTGGATCTGTGATGTACTTGATGGTTAGCATTAGGCCTGATATAGCCTATGTTGTGTCTTGCTTGAGTAGATACATGTCTAATCCTGGTCCTGCTCATTGGGAAGCTTTAAAGTGGTTGTTGAGATATCTTAAGCATACTGCAAAGTATGGTCTGTGCTATTCTAAATGTGAAGAAGGTGTGAAATTGACTGGATATGTTGACTCTAATTATGCTAATGACAGAGATAAAAGGAAGTCCACCACTTCCTATATCTTTACTGTGTGTAGGTCATGTATAAGTTGGAAGTCACAGCTGCAGCATATAGTGGCTCTGTCCACAACTGAATCTGAGTATATTGCCATTACTGAGGCAAtggaagaggctgtatggttgaAGGGAGTGTTTTCTGaacttaattttgtgaaaacTCCTCCTGTTGTATTCTCTTATTCTTCGTCTGCAATTTAG
- the LOC121785332 gene encoding bifunctional D-cysteine desulfhydrase/1-aminocyclopropane-1-carboxylate deaminase, mitochondrial-like translates to MMISSRLFNSAPFSIISVSNKKKFRSSHYPTATAIHSIKSEVSMDSTPKTNDTSFEFLCKKPYTPPSWAANLNPIPSHVFSLGQFPTPIHKWNLPNLPKGTEVYLKRDDLSGMQLSGNKVRKLEFLMAEAVAQGADCIITIGGIQSNHCRATAVAAKYLNLDCYLILRTSKALVDQDPGLTGNLLVERLVGAHVDLISKEEYASIGAVALTNILKEKLLSEGRKPYVIPVGGSNSLGTWGYVEAVREIQQQLGKGSGGITFDDIIVACGSGGTIAGLSVGTWLSGLAAKVHAYCVCDDPDYFYDYVQGLIDGLQAGVSSRDIVNIQNAKGLGYAMNTSEELNFVREIAKATGIVLDPVYSGKAAYGMMRDMAENPRKWEGRKVLFVHTGGFLGLYEKTEQITPLVGNWRRMDVHASIPRKEGTGKMF, encoded by the exons ATGATGATAAGCAGTCGCTTGTTCAATTCAGCGCCCTTTTCGATCATCTCCGTCAGTAACAAGAAAAAATTCAGGTCCTCGCACTATCCGACAGCCACCGCAATTCATTCGATCAAATCGGAGGTTTCAATGGATTCTACGCCCAAAACCAACGACACCTCTTTCGAGTTTCTCTGCAAGAAGCCTTACACGCCGCCTTCGTGGGCAGCCAACCTCAATCCAATTCCTTCCCACGTTTTCTCCCTCGGCCAG TTTCCGActccaattcacaagtggaacCTCCCTAATTTGCCCAAGGGAACCGAGGTTTATCTCAAG CGTGATGATCTTTCAGGAATGCAATTGAGTGGTAACAAAGTCAGGAAACTTGAATTCTTGATGGCGGAGGCGGTGGCGCAAGGTGCTGATTGCATTATAACTATTGGAGGGATACAAAGCAATCACTGCCGAGCCACTGCTGTGGCTGCCAAGTATTTGAATCTCGACTGCTATCTTATTCTACGCACGTCTAAG GCTCTAGTAGACCAAGATCCCGGGTTGACTGGAAATCTCTTAGTCGAACGTTTGGTTGGAGCACATGTAGATCTTATATCAAAAGAAGAATATGCTAGCATTGGGGCTGTA GCTCTCACCAACATACTGAAAGAAAAGCTGTTGAGTGAAGGCAGAAAGCCGTATGTCATTCCCGTGGGTGGATCCAACTCCTTGGGGACTTG GGGCTATGTCGAAGCAGTTAGAGAGATCCAACAACAGCTTGGAAAAGGGAGCGGTGGAATAACATTTGACGACATAATTGTGGCATGTGGAAG CGGAGGCACAATTGCTGGCTTATCAGTCGGGACTTGGTTGAGTGGCTTGGCTGCTAAA GTCCATGCCTATTGTGTATGTGATGATCCCGACTATTTCTATGACTACGTTCAAGGCCTAATCGATGGGCTCCAGGCCGGTGTTAGCTCGCGTGACATTGTCAACATTCAAAAT GCCAAAGGACTTGGTTATGCCATGAATACATCAGAAGAGCTAAATTTTGTGCGAGAAATTGCTAAAGCCACCGGTATTGTTCTTGACCCCGTCTACAG CGGAAAAGCTGCATACGGGATGATGAGAGACATGGCTGAGAATCCCAGGAAGTGGGAAGGAAGAAAGGTCCTCTTTGTACACACTGGAGGCTTCTTGGGACTGTACGAGAAAACCGAGCAGATAACGCCACTGGTCGGAAACTGGCGCAGAATGGATGTCCATGCGTCCATCCCTCGCAAGGAAGGCACGGGCAAGATGTTCTAG
- the LOC121785501 gene encoding DNA polymerase epsilon subunit B-like isoform X1, translating to MSSKMRNKVQKKFNMRGYKLKMEALTEILGFIGRFPDAEEEALDLLLDELHNVSLKSSILDKEPVQRVVALLLEAEAAAEESPTTSGHGSAASASALRIIDAFDFPKFRYDAIKKLFHKYSGKLPIYGDAPAKVTLYRDRFMLLFQRLSRDPHFSRPVFDSDMSDYGSFQISPIQSLVGQRGKRWVMGLISQLEDGHFYLEDLTAAVEVDLSNARITTGFFVENTIVLAEGEMLMDGIFQVKTCGFPPLEDREKSLAMLAGLDFFGGGSLTKEEMVRLAELERGAVNDMFVILSDVWLDHEETMEKLEIILNGYANENVVPSLFVFMGNFSSHPCNLSFSSYSSIRSNFGRLGKMIADHQRLKEHSRFLFIPGPDDIGPSHALPRCSLPKYIIEEFQSHIPNAVFMSNPCRIRFYTQEIVFLREDMLYKMRRSCLMPPLTEETSDPFEHLVATIVHQSHLCPLPLSIQPIIWNFDHCLHLYPTPQTLMQIVLGDRSEQKAFKYTGVTCFNPGSFSNDFTFVAYRPCSQEVELSAV from the exons ATGAGCTCTAAGATGAGAAATAAGGTGCAGAAGAAGTTCAACATGAGGGGTTACAAACTCAAAATGGAAGCCCTAACGGAAATCCTTGGATTCATCGGCCGATTTCCCGATGCGGAAGAGGAAGCGCTCGATCTGCTCCTCGACGAGCTGCATAACGTCTCAT TGAAATCGTCGATACTGGATAAGGAGCCGGTGCAGAGAGTGGTGGCGCTTTTGCTTGAAGCTGAAGCTGCGGCGGAGGAGAGTCCAACGACTAGCGGTCATGGCTCGGCTGCCTCTGCGTCTGCTTTGAGAATCATTGACGCATTTGATTTCCCCAAATTTCGTTATGATGCGATCAAAAAATTGTTTCACAA GTACTCGGGAAAGCTCCCAATTTATGGCGATGCGCCTGCAAAGGTCACACTATACAGAGATAGGTTTATGTTGTTGTTTCAAAGGCTCTCACGGGATCCTCATTTTTCTAGGCCTGTTTTTGATAGTGATATGTCAGATTACGGCAGCTTCCAG ATATCACCAATTCAATCTCTAGTTGGTCAGAGAGGAAAGAGATGGGTAATGGGACTTATATCGCAGCTGGAGGATGGCCATTTCTACTTGGAAGACTTAACTGCCGCTGTGGAAGTTGATTTATCCAATGCA AGAATCACAACAGGGTTTTTTGTTGAGAACACGATTGTCTTAGCAGAAGGCGAGATGCTCATGGATGGTATCTTTCAG GTGAAAACATGTGGATTTCCTCCATTAGAGGACAGAGAAAAGTCACTTGCAATGCTAGCAGGACTTGATTTTTTTGGCGGTGGTTCACTTACGAAAGAGGAGATG GTTAGACTTGCAGAGCTTGAAAGAGGGGCAGTTAATGACATGTTTGTGATACTCTCTGATGTTTGGCTAGACCATGAGGAG ACTATGGAGAAACTTGAGATCATCCTCAATGGTTATGCAAATGAGAATGTGGTCCCGTCCCTGTTTGTTTTCATGGGAAACTTCTCTTCTCATCCATGTAATCTTTCTTTTAGTTCTTACTCTAGCATCAG ATCAAACTTTGGGAGGCTAGGCAAAATGATTGCGGATCATCAACGTCTAAAAGAACATAGTAGATTTCTTTTCATTCCTGGTCCTGATGATATAG GACCTTCACATGCTCTACCCAGATGCTCGTTgccaaaatacataattgaggAGTTTCAAAGTCACATTCCAAATGCTGTATTTATGAGTAATCCTTGCAG AATCAGATTTTATACGCAAGAAATTGTATTTCTACGTGAAGATATGCTTTACAAAATGCGCAGATCATGTCTGATGCCTCCTTTAACTGAAGAAACAAGCGACCCATTTGAGCAT CTTGTGGCTACCATAGTGCATCAAAGCCATCTTTGCCCTCTGCCCTTGAGCATACAGCCCATAATTTGGAACTTTGATCACTGTCTTCATTTGTATCCAACTCCACAAACa TTGATGCAGATTGTCCTGGGGGATAGAAGTGAACAGAAGGCATTCAAGTACACTGGAGTTACATGCTTTAACCCTGGTTCCTTCTCAAATGACTTCACTTTTGTGGCCTATCGACCTTGCTCGCAGGAAGTTGAACTATCGGCTGTGTAA